Part of the Oncorhynchus tshawytscha isolate Ot180627B linkage group LG07, Otsh_v2.0, whole genome shotgun sequence genome, tttttcttcttatgTACACTTACTGTGCATGGACAAGGTTTCTACTTCTAACAGAAAGCATGGATTGGACAGAAAGCTCGTGACGTCGGTAATTAAATGTCCTTAATTCAAAGGTAAAAGTGCCAACCGAAATGGAGAATATGCTGTCCTCTCTAAAAACATTGGTCAAATAAATGCATATGCACCAAAGCATGGGTCTAGTTTATACGCAAATGGCCTATGAGAATTTGTACAGTCTAATGTCTTCGGATTTGGTGTTGAACGTAAGACAGTAGTGAAAACAGATATAGGTCATCAATAGAAGTAGCCGCATTTTtgtcattatcatcattattaacCTATTATTGTCAATATCATCATTATTAACCTAGTAATGTCATTACCAGCATTATTAACCAATTATTGTCATTATCATGATGTATTATTATAAATATGTATTATTATAAATATGTTGGTGTTATTAATATTGCCTCGTGGTTTTATTTCTATAGTgtatgatgttgatgatgatgatgatgatgatgatactcTGAGGTTGATACAGACTAGTTAAATGGCTGGTCAAGCATGCATGGAACCCACAGGAGATTAATTCCCCAGACAGGTTCTCGAGAATCTTGTTCTCATTTGTTATTTGTTGTGGTTTCTGATTGAGTACAGTAACAATTCCATTATATGTCAACGATTAGTGACGAGGTACACTGAAATACTTGTTTATTCTAATTTATGCTTGGCTGAAAACCTATGAGCCTATATTACACGCAGAATCAAGCTTATAAGAAATAATAACCCCATATTAGCCCATTATTTTTTTGCATAGCTAGGCCTAGTCCTGAATATAGGCCTACATTAGGATATTATATTAAGTACAATGTGTTTTACTTGATTAACGTCAAATTGTTTCTGTAAATAAAAGCAATGTTGTTCATGAGTGTCATTACCCTTATGCCTATATCATGCTGattgtgtatgtatttatttatatgtgGCTTAAAATAATGTTTGCGATAATTCAAAGACAATATAAGGATTTTCTAAATATAACCTCATTTCTGCCATTATGTAAAAAGTCATGTTGTTTATTCAAAGCATACTCATAATGTGAAACAACAGCTATTGGTGGAGCAGGCAGCGAGATTTAAGGTAGTCCGGGGTTCGTCCTTATTTTCTAAACTTCTAGTGATGCACTGAAAAGCGCGTGAGGAAAAAGTAGATTGCCATGTGGGTTTCGTTTTGTTTCACATCGGCTTACTGCTTGAGGAAAACACTGGGTATATGTTCCCTATCCCAGCATTATCACGATACTTCAAATATTTACATTAATATCAAACATGTATATCAATGAGGACATCACATAGGTGTATAGCCTATTGTAATTCAATATAATTGACAAATTCATAAATTAGTAATTGCACAATATTTTTGTGTTAAGCATTTGGGGTCCAGTTACTTAATTATACAGTCGGTTTCTTTCTCTTCCCTATTATAATTGTGTTTTATTGTCTAATATCGTGTCATTCAGTATCTCTATTATATCAAGTCaggtctgtattttttaaattgcatCGCAGTCAACAAAACAATAATGTGACTATTACTCACCAAGGCTGGCCTGCCATCATGAGTAAGCGCGACACCTGCTGGTAGATAATATTTATCTAACCTAAAGTCAACAATGAACTCAATTTAATTTCCCCATCTAAAGCAACAATAGCTCACAGGTGAGGGGAGCGTCTGTCACAGTGTTGGTAATGTAAAGATGGTTCTACATGTATGGCCGTGGTGCCGAGAAGAAGGGGAGTTGGAGTTGTTGGCTCTGCTATAGGCATGCTAGATGGTATTGGCTTCAACAGCTCTTTCATCTTGAGTCCAGTGCACAAACATATAGCTTAATGCGACTAGTGTTCCCTCTTTTATTCGGCTCACCATGACAACAGAAAGGCTGGGTTCAGAAATGCCTCCCCATCAATGAAACAAACGGTCTTAGCGGGGCTGCGCGAGACGGCATCTTTAACAGCGAGGGCACACACTGTTAACCCGTGAGAAAACGCAGGAAAGTGAAGAAATTCGACGCTGACCACAAAAAGTATGAAGTCAGAAAAATAGTGCATGTTATGCAACTGGTATTAGTTTTAAAATGTCCGTGCAATTGTGTTCGAAGCAAACTTGCTTGAGGACCATTCCAGGCGGACTTATGAAAACCTGAATATTGTTGTCCATCTCTGCATCTGCATATAACCGTTTTAATTTCAGTTATTTTAAGGATTGCCTATAGGCTACATATGCTTTCGGAATAGCTCCATGATTTCGCAAGCCAGAACCAAATAGGCTATATGTTCATAGCCTTAGCCTATAGCAAAATATAGACTATAACCTCTCATTCGATCAGTTTTCGTATGCATTCTAGTCCGTTGATTAAACTTAAATTCGTGGGTTATGTCATTATTGTTGCTCAACTTTAAACAAACTTTTCTACAGCTGCACGGGATCGATTTATGTAAACGATTTGATATTCACTGGTGCCTATGCGACTCCCCCAGAGAATTCAACCAAGGGGTATCCtgcttaaatttgattgattgcaCTTTCTCCAGTGGACATTCAGTACAAAACAGCACAGCTTAACCGTCTGCTCACTATGTATAAAAGCGAGGCATGGGAGCGAAAGCCAGCACAAAGCATGTATTGATTTTTGGTTTCAAAAAGGGAAAAACAACATACATGTTTTTTATGAGAGTTAGAGGTGGGAAATGTTTATGTCGGCAGTGTGACATAACATATGGGCTAAAATGACATCAAATGCGTTAAAATACGTGTTTAGAAATTCGTAAAGCTATACGTTTAGTATAGTATAGGCTAGTTCACATTACATTGCTTTATCTTCCAGTATGGATAGTATAGGAAATTCAAATATTATTTGACTTACCTTATATCCAAGAATAGTCGAAAAATGCTTTACATGTATATTTGTAATCTATTAATGGCCATCTCCTTTCCTTCGAGTCGGTGCTCCCTAAGATTTTCTTTCCTCTGACTCAACTGAGCAGAGCACTCCTCGGCTCCGCTATTATTTTCACTAAAATATATGAAAATTTATGCAAATGAAAATCAGCACTAACTGTTCGTCTCTTGTTATACTTGGGGATTTTTTTCCCCTTTCTTTTTTGCATACAAAACAAATGAACTCCCCAGCAGGGAACTTGGGGACCttataaaataaacaaataaataataagcACACCATATTTCACAGAGAGTGAATTTAGCGGCATGCATTGAACTCAGGGACATTTTTTTtaagaaatgtattttttttactctTTTCTGTGATCTTTTGGAAGTGAATTTTTTTCTTTCCCATTACCCGGTGTCACGTTTCTCACCGCCGCGCTAGCCGCCCTTTGAAAGTGTGCAACCTGAAATGTATAGCAGTAATTTAGACAGATATCCTCACTGTATATTAATAAAAGGACGGCCCCATGGCACCGGCCCTGTCCTGTATTCAATGTAAACAACTCCACGAGGCTTCCTCGGTTTTGAGCCGGGTCCAAATGAAATCTACTGGGAATGAAGGAACTCTGGCATCCACTATGTGCTAAACTACACCAGTCTATTATCTTTGCTCATATGCAATAAAATCTCTGCTCAGTCTTTGGCACGGTGGGTTTTATTAGGAAACAACATGAGATGGTTAGGATCATTTGTAATACTTTTTCCCGCTTTCTGACCCTATCTCGAACATAAGGTCGTGGTTCAGTATTATGGTTTATTCTAAACTTTAAGAATAGCCAATAATACTGTCAATAGCTGCTCTACAGTAGCCAACACTGTAAGCAAGCAGTAGCTCTGAAATCCGGTGCGTCCTTGCTAGTGCTCCACGTGAACATGACTGCGTCTCAGCCAGTGGATGCAATATATTATATATGGTATTTATTCATTAACACTGCTGGGCGAATCCATATGCTGAGGGGGTCCACTTAACACAGGCTCATTCATTTCTGTGTTATGGAGTGATctaaaaaaaaagttaattttATAGGGCCCAAACGTAGACTAGCTGGTTGTAGTATTCAGATTTAAAAGGCAGACTTTTCCCCGTGCAAATCCCCCAAGGGCTGCTTAATTTACCCTTGTTTTGGTTGCTACTTTCTCTTTCCCTGTGGTTCAGTGAGGTTGCCTATGCGTTCTGTTTCCGCATGGAAGCATCCCCACAACCTTTGTCCATTTAACTTCCGAGGAACCAAAGCCCAGCCATCAAGCAAGACGTGAGGACTATTGAATATGATGGTGTTTTAGGGATAAATGGCACAGAAATGCCCTCACACAACTAGTCATATTGTTCAAAACATTCTCAAGGGCACACAATCAATGGTCTGGTTATGTAAAGGTACTAAGTGCATTACTGTCCTACCGCACATTGACAATGACAGTTGTAGGCCTCCACCAACATCCAAAATGTAAAGGTCTCCATCTCCACCAAGCCTATTACAATAGTTTATTTTAGGTGATCGCTGTTATGCATATTAGGCTAATATAAACATATTTTATGGAGATAAATCCAATATATCATTAGGTCTATTTCCATCAATAACAGTTTTAAAACACTTTCTGGTTTTTGACAAGGTTGAATCTATTCTGATTTATATGAAAGTTATAATATGTTTAGAACCCACATAAACAATAATACATGTATAGCTCCATATTGCTCACGAATACATTCATCagatatttttttgtttatttcattcctatattttgtattaatttgctcatttatttatttatttggattGAATTAAAAACCAGCCAATTGCAACGGCCGGAAGGAGGTTTACGCGCCTCAAGCGAGGCTGGCGAGACCTGTCAATCATACCCCGGGTATCCAATCAACGGGAGTCTTGCACTCGACTTCCTAGTATTTGAAGGGGGCGAGACGTGGACGATGTGCGCACGCTTGGCACAGGGTAAACATTCATGTGTCCTCGAGCTTTGAGGGAGGGACGTAGCGAACTGtcagaagagaaagagggagagagagagagagagaccgaacaAGCGAATGGGAGAAGAGGCTTGCAACCATCGCCGTGCACTGTAATACTGAATTGTACTTCAGCGGGAGTTAGCGGTTTGGCAGGTTTATACACATCAAAACAGAACAAAGAGAAAGACTCTACAGTACTATAAAAGGAACAGCGAAAGAAAAGAATAAAGCAACAAGGGAGAAATCTCAGCGGCTAAATTTCAAAAGAACCAAGGAGCCAGTGCTTGTGTTTTTCTCCCCTGCAATAGGAACATAAACTGGGACTTTGTATTTCGTGGAGAAATTGATCAATTTCTTCGACCACTAGAAGTTTGTTGGGGCAAATATCTTTTTTCTGTGTATTTTAATTTGAACTCTCAGACGTTCTAAATACTACAAAACTTTATTGACGGACTGCACATGGTTTCAAACTGCTTTTGAGAACCTGGATTTTTATTCATCGCTATTTTATCAATTTCTAATTGAAATACATACATGCGCTAAACACAACAAATACGGATTTTAATTCATTTTTGCTATCCTTTTTATTCTTCTGGCGTTTGCAGAACAAGTCAATGGTATTTGCCAAAATACAACCCAGACTTTTAAAGTTTGAATAATTCATGAGATACAATTTGCCTGCTCGAAAAAAGTAACTGAAAAAGGGAGGGGGGTAATCAACAAACATATTCATAAGGGTTAACGGAATGGCCACCGCGGCTTCCAACCCCTATCTGTCCAGCAATAGTATCCTCTCGTCCGGCTCGATCGTGCATTCTGACTCTGGAGGCGGTGGTATGCAGCCGGGCAGTGCTGCGGTTACCTCGGTGTCTGGTGGGTACAGGGGAGACCCCACAGTAAAGATGGTACAGAGTGACTTCATGCAGGGAGCTATGGCAGCGAGCAACGGAGGACATATGTTGAGCCATGCTCATCAGTGGGTGACATCCCTGCCGCACGCCGCCGCTGCGGCAGCTGCAGCCGCTGTAGCAGCAGCCGAAGCCGGCTCGCATTGGTCGTCGAGTCCCGTCGGTATGACAGGCAGCCCTCAGCAGCAGGACGTGAAAAATAACTCGGGCAGAGATGATCTACACACGGGCACCGCGTTGCACCACAGGCCCCCACACTTAGGTCCTCATCAGACTCACGCAGGGGCTTGGGGGAGCACAACTGCGGCTCACCTCAACTCGATATCAGggggacagcagcagcagcagtcgcTCATCTACTCCAACCCCGGGGGCTTCACGGTGAATGGAATGCTCAGTCAACCAGGGAGCCAGAGCCTGGTGCACCCGGGTCTGGTAAGGGGGGACACCCCAGAGCTGGACCACGGcagccaccatcaccaccaccaccaccagcatccGCATCACCAGCAGCAACACCACGGAGGGGTGAACAGCCACGACCAGCACTCCGACGAGGACACACCGACCTCGGACGACTTGGAGCAGTTCGCCAAGCAGTTCAAACAACGCCGGATCAAACTAGGCTTTACGCAGGCGGACGTGGGCTTGGCCCTGGGCACCCTGTACGGGAACGTCTTCTCTCAGACTACCATTTGTCGGTTTGAAGCTCTCCAGCTCAGCTTCAAAAACATGTGCAAGCTGAAGCCATTGCTAAACAAATGGCTGGAGGAGGCGGATTCTACCACTGGCAGCCCGACCAGCATCGACAAGATAGCGGCACAAGGTAGGAAGCGAAAGAAGCGCACGTCCATCGAAGTAAGTGTGAAGGGAGCTTTGGAGAGCCACTTCCTGAAATGCCCCAAACCCTCGGCCCAAGAGATAACCTCACTAGCGGACAACTTGCAGCTGGAGAaagaagtggttagagtgtggtttTGCAATAGGAGACAGAAGGAAAAAAGGATGACGCCCCCAGGAGTGCCACAGACGCCGGAGGATGTGTACTCGCAGGTCGGCAATGTGAGTGCAGATACACCGCCCCCCTCCATGGACTGCAAACGAATGTTCAGTGAGACATAGACCAGAACACAAGactaaaaaatattttatataaaAGTAAAACTGATAAAACACCTTCTATCGTCAAGATAGCCAAAACATTTTTGATACTGTGATTGTGATGGAATAGGAATAAGACTGCAAATGTGTTATATATTTTTCACCAGAACAAAACAACCCCCCCTTTTCCACCCAACCCCAAAACGCACCGATAACCTTCTTCCAAGCCCTGAAATGTCTTAACCTAAAAGGTTCCTTCTGCTCTTTCTTTCAGGGACATTTTTTAGTAGATTACTTAAAAGATGCAAGTTTAACTGGGCCGAGTGAACCGACCGACCAGAGGGTGACTACAAGTTCGTTCCATCAGGTAATTTTGGCGCATTAACAACACCAACTGGAAATTTCAAAGCAAGTAGTCCTATTAGAATTTTAAAAAGATTCCCCCTGTACCCTGTATCTGATTTGCGAAAGACAAAGAGGCAGGCATTTGTATATTTAAAAATGGGACATTTTAAACCCCTACTTTAACAAAGGAACAAAAACTGCAACAGCATCAATACGAAGAAGAGTGGCATCCACGAAGCTTCCAACATATTTTTTGCGGGGAGGACTGCATGGTTTAAATTTTCACAAAGAGGAATTGGGATTTGAGGCCCTCCACGCCTAATGATAAAATATAAACTCACCAGGACTGTCCCCGCCATCTGATCTAAAAGATCACCTCTTTTTTTcatatggatttttttttcatgGGACTTGAACACCGTGAGTGAAGAAACAGAAATAGACATTTGAAAAGATTATCTTCAGCTGCACTTATTTGAAATTCTTCTCCTCTCCGTTGCCAAGTGTGACTGAATGGGTGCTGTGGATGTAACTATACATGCTGCCATTTCTAAGCAGTATTCTTTGGTAGGTTTTAATAAACAACAGACTCTGTAAAGCCGGCAATATAGATTCATTAGATCAGATGCTGATCTGACTTATTTACTTTATATTTTTCATCAAAATGACTTGTTCTAATATTCTATTCGGAATACATATCAATTATTCCAAACGGTAATTTATTTCCCCCAGAACTTTGTGTAAGTTGTTTTGCTTTCCTGTTTTCATTGttgatttgttttgtttaatttttGTATTCTCGTTTCTAAAAGGAGCACAAATCAACATAAGCTGACATTGACAGTTGTTAGGTAATAAGGGTATATTTTGATGTGATAATTTGATTGTAATTTAATTTCAGTAGTGATTCCTTGCGAGCTGATTGAGACCAATAAATTTGTTAGAATGAAATTACGTCATTGTGTGTTTTGAGATTTATATTTGAATGTAATATTTAGCTACGTTTGTTTATGAAACAAGGCATGCATTCGTGATATTATTTGATGTGAGAAAGGTTAACGCGGAGAAATTGACGATTGTTCTTGTTCCAACTACTTTTGTCACAGATTTGCATAACATAAGTATACAAAAAATACTATAGTTTAGGAAAATAGGCCTATGTTATATCGAACGCTGAACCTCTGTGCATCTCCAATGTCAATGTTATTGGAGCCCCATAGGGAATTATAGTTGACAATTTCACCGGGCTATATTTGATTTATTCACAATTCATATTTATCTTTAACTAATTCGCTTCTCCACCTTCATCATAGCAGCAGCATCCGATAACTGTATTGATAATGTAGCATTTGCATCATCAAGCCCTATAATTAGTCCGTAGACGACTAGGTACTCAAAGTGCGGTCTATGCGTTTGTTTACGTCCACCGCGTGACACTTCCTCAGTAGGCCCAATGTGGGGGATCTTGCCGATCTTATTCCATAGCTCTGGTTAATGCTGTAGGCCTATCTCACCGGAGATGTGCGTCATGTTTTACAGACAAACATGAAGGTAGATGTTGCTACTGATATTGTTTGTAAAAATATTTGATCATTCGCCCTACGTCAGTATAGGAGTAAGACGATTCGATTCAAAGCAGTATAGTCTAAATATTTTCGTGTTATTGTTTTCATGCGCCAGTGTATTCATATATTCAGAGTGAAAGTTATATCTCAAGGGCCTTATTTATGTTTTGAGAAACAGTATTGTTATTTTGCAAATATGCACATAAGGTCAAGATTCTTCATCTGACACACGCACATATGCATGCGCATGTGAACACACTGTATACTATCCATATCATTACATTATTAGAGTTTTGGCATTGGATATTCTACTTTTTAGTTGAAAAGTGATGACTGTAACCTACATTGTTTAGGTTTTCCTTATAGGCCTGTGGTGTAAATATGCTCTTGCATGGGATGGCGCAGGGTGCCTGGACAACTCGTGTTTCAGTGACTATAACCTAATGCTTCCGAATTCCCATTGATGTAAACATCATTTTGAGATGATTTAAATTAAACATTTCATTAGTGTGATAACAACACAACAAGCATGATGGTGACCTAATGCAAAGCGAGTCTAAATATCTCATGTTACCCTCAAAGTATGGTAGTCTTGGCGTAGACAGATGTTTTATGGTTTAAAATAATACTTAAGAGAACATTGCGATTTCACATTGACACCAGGCTTTGGGGCAATGAGTTGGACATTGATTAGGCCTATCAAATTGAACATTGGAGCCAACGAATACAAATAGATACAATAATGGCGTTTAAACATGTTTGAATTAGCTTTTGTTGTGTAAAATTGACATTAGCGTTGAGAATGCAATACCTATAAGGTTTGCGCATGTTTGTTTTATGTTGTGTGACTTTGGTCCAGCTTAGGCCTATAGGCCTGTGGATAGGCTACATCTCTATTTGCGTAATAGTGCATCATGCCACGCCATAAA contains:
- the LOC112235915 gene encoding POU domain, class 3, transcription factor 3-B encodes the protein MATAASNPYLSSNSILSSGSIVHSDSGGGGMQPGSAAVTSVSGGYRGDPTVKMVQSDFMQGAMAASNGGHMLSHAHQWVTSLPHAAAAAAAAAVAAAEAGSHWSSSPVGMTGSPQQQDVKNNSGRDDLHTGTALHHRPPHLGPHQTHAGAWGSTTAAHLNSISGGQQQQQSLIYSNPGGFTVNGMLSQPGSQSLVHPGLVRGDTPELDHGSHHHHHHHQHPHHQQQHHGGVNSHDQHSDEDTPTSDDLEQFAKQFKQRRIKLGFTQADVGLALGTLYGNVFSQTTICRFEALQLSFKNMCKLKPLLNKWLEEADSTTGSPTSIDKIAAQGRKRKKRTSIEVSVKGALESHFLKCPKPSAQEITSLADNLQLEKEVVRVWFCNRRQKEKRMTPPGVPQTPEDVYSQVGNGHFLVDYLKDASLTGPSEPTDQRVTTSSFHQVILAH